A segment of the Streptococcus dysgalactiae subsp. dysgalactiae genome:
CCAGCACCAAAACAAACATTATCAGGTCCATATTAACTCCGATCTTTACTTTGAATGATAATAAGGTAGCCACTTGGCAAGTAGACCGTAATGGGTCGTTGGGTAAAAGCATTGCTTGAATAGATTTTCTTTTTGAAAAAGTTGGCCTGAGTTAACTCAAACTTGGCACCTGTAATGGTCAAATCTGCTTCCCCTTCTGCCATGAACGCAACATAGGTCATTCCTTCCTCTTGATGAATGAGGTGTCGACCTGCCGGGCGATACGTCAGAAGATTTTGCTGATCCCGCAGAGTGACTTGGCTCATAAAAGAAGCAATATCAGGGTCACTTGGTAAAAAAATATTAGATAAGAGGTGGTCCATTCTCCCACCAAACGCACCAAAAATGGTCACTTCCGCCTCAGGAAAACGAGCAAAGACCGCTTTAAGAGCTAATTCAGTATCGGTATCATTTTTTTCTGGATTAGCAGTGATGAGAAGCCCTGCCTTCTCTTTTATATCCGTAAATGCTTCTTGGGAAACCGAATCAAAATCACCAACAGCCATATTCAAAGGAAGCCCATTTTCCAATAAAAACAGGCTCCCACTATCAATACCGACAAAATAATCAAACTCGCGGGTGAAATAAGAAAGATCTCCCCCAGAAAAGAGGGCTACTTTAGTCATGTAGGGCCGTCCTTAGAGTCTGCACTTGGCTCACCAAGTCACTAGCTTTGAAAAGATAAGACCCAGCTACAAAAACATTAGCTCCTGCTTCATAACAAGCACGAATGGTCTTATTGTCTACTCCTCCATCAACCTCAATGTCAAAAGCTAAACCTTTTTCATCACGCCATTTAGCCAACGTAGCAACTTTTTCCAAGCACTCTGGGATAAAGGCCTGTCCACCAAATCCTGGGTTTACTGTCATAATGAGGACTTGATCAACTAGGTCAAGCAGAGGTTCTAGGGCAGTTATTGGAGTTCCGGGATTAATCACCACCCCCGCTTTCATGCCAGCTGCTTTGATTTTTTGAAGGGCTCCATGAATATGACGAGTACTTTCTGTGTGAATGGTCATGATATCAGCACCAGCTTGTGCAAAAGCCTCAACATAGCGTTCAGGATCAACCACCATTAGATGGCAATCAAAAACCAATTTACTGTGCTTTCTCATACTTGCCACAACATCTGCACCAAAACTGATATTAGGAACAAATTGACCGTCCATAATGTCAATGTGAACGTATTCGGCATCTGTTTCTTCAATACGAGCTAGCTCAGAAGCAAAATTAGCATAATCAGCCGCTAGAATAGATGGGGCAATTTTTAGAGTTGACATGGAAAATTCCTACTTTCTTTTGATAACTTTTTTATATGTTTCACGACGGTTTTCAATTTCACTGAGAAATTGCAGGTAATGCTCATAACGAACCGGCCACAACTCTCCCGTTTCAAGCGCTACCTTGACAGCACACCTGGGTTCGTGGGTATGGGTACAGGATCTAAACTTACACTCATGGCTCAGCCGGCGCAGCTCTGGAAAGGATTCGTTCAAATCTTCAGCATTATCAATATCATAGTCTAATGATGAGAAACCTGGCGTATCCGCAATTTTTCCACCATGGGTATTGTAAAAGCTAACAGCTCGGGTGGTGTGACGACCACGCCCTAGACTATCTGAGATTTCTCCTGTTTCAAGAGCCAATTCGGGGGCGATTCGATTGAGAAGGGTTGATTTTCCAACACCTGTTTGTCCCATAAAGACGGTAATTTTATCAGCTAGCAAAGACAACAATTCCTCAAGACTGGTCACAAAATCGTAGCCGATTGCCTGATACTGTCGACCAATAGCTTCAATCTCCTCGGGACTATCTAATAAGTCCATCTTAGAGATATAAATCACCGGATGAATGGCTTTGTGTTCAAGCAAGATGAGAAAGCGGTCTAGGAGATTGCTGTTAAATTCTGGTTCTTTAGCAGACATAATAACCACCGCTTGGTCAATATTGACAATAGGTGGTCGGACCAAACTGTTTTTACGAGGATGAATCGCTAAAATATAACCTTCAGAGTTATCCTCTGCTGAGAAATCTACGATATCTCCAACATAAGGTGTCTCACCGCGCTTCCTAAAATTACCACGCGCTCGCGTCTGATATACCTGTCCTTCTGACTCCACGTAATAAAAACCAGCCAGAGATTTAATGATTTTGCCTTGCAACTGTGCTCCTTTGCCCTACTATAATATCTCTATTATATCAGAAAAACGCTCCCAAATCAGCATTTGACTCTAAGTTTCGCTTGTCTTAAAGACTTTACAATGTTCTCTCTCCACTCGCAATCGTTTTAGCTTTTTCAGAGCCCATCACTTCAAGACAAAGATTTTGCTCTTCCTTTGCTTTTGTGTTATAGTTCTCTAGGTAACTATTTTGTTTTCTGAAAATACAATGTTTCACCAAATCAGGTTTAAGCCATGAAAAAGCTTGAAATAGCATTGGCCAATAAAAATCCCCCTTGCAGTACATCTCTGATATGTACTGCAAGGGGTTTTCTTATGATTTCAACTAACTGAGAGGTTTTTATAATCCAACTTCTTTTAACGCATCAGCTAATTTGCCAAAATCTTGAATCGACAAGGCCTCACCACGAATAGAAGGCTTGATATTTGCTAGTGCCAGACCTTTTTCAAGTTTGGCCTTGATGTCTTCAGACTTGCCAAAATGGCTAGTCAAGTTATTCCACAAAGTCTTGCGACGATGGACAAAACTGAGACGAGACACTCTGAAAAAGAAATCTTCGTTCTTAACCTCAATCAAAGGCTGGTCGCGACGTACCATTTTGAGGATAGCACTATCGACGTTTGGCGCAGGTACAAAGACGGTTCGCGGCACGATGAAGGCAACCTTGGCAGCCATGTAATACTGCACCGCAATGGACAAGGACCCGTAAGCTTTAGTGTTTGGCTCCGCGGAAATACGATCTGCCACTTCACGCTGCATCATGACTACAAACTCTTGGAATGGAATTTTGCTCTCAATCAAGTGCATGAGAATAGGCGTTGTGATGTAGTAAGGCAGGTTAGCCACCACCTTGATGGGCAAATCAGGATTTTTAAACTGCTTGATTTGGGTCTGCAAATCAGCTTTCAAAATATCTTGATTGACCACCTGCACATTATCAAAATCGCGCAAGGTATCTGCCAAAATAGGCACCAAACGGTCATCAATTTCAAAAGCCATCACTTCGGCAGCATTTTCTGCCAAAAATTCCGTCAAAGCCCCAATTCCAGGACCAATTTCGATAACGTTGACATTCTGATCAATCTCAGCCGTATCAACGATTTTCTGTAAAATATTGGTATCGGTCAAAAAGTTCTGACCGAAAGATTTCTTAAAGGTAAATCCGTGACGGTCAAGGACAGCCTTGGTCACGCTATAATCTGCAATTCTCATATATTCTCTTCTTTTTATGATCACTTTCTTTTTGACATTCGAACCACTAGCCTAGACTTTATTGCCAAGACACGCCATTCAGTTAATGGAGCTATTATATTCCGTAGTACTCTTTATCCCTCATACGTCTCCATCACTTCTTCCACTTCTACTAGGGTAATGCCAAATAATTCGAGGCGTTTGATCAATTGTTTGCCGTTGGCATAACCGATGCGGAGCTTTTCACCCAAGTATTCCCTGCGTTTGCGGCTATCTGCCGTCATTAAAAGACCTAGACGAATCAGGTCTGTTTGACGAATGTCAAAATAAGACTCATCATCATATTGCTGAGTGACTTTCGCAAGTGCCTTTTGAAGAGCCTCAAAGCTGGCATGTTCAACACCTAAAGAACGGCCCTTACTCTTAGAACTTGGAACCGTCTCGTTTCGGTTTAAAAAGGCGTGACGAGCTGTTGGCACAGCTGCCATAATGAGCTTACGAATGCGCTCACCATTATAATCTGGGTCTGTCAAAACGATGACACCACGCAAATCGTTTAGGCGATTGATTCGTTCTAAATCTTCCTCGGTGATAGCAGAGCCTCTGGTCTCGTAGGTGTCCACATTGTAAAAACGACGTAGGTTAGCCGTGTCGTCCTTGCCTTCTACAACAAGAACCTCTTGAATATTAATTTTTTCAGTCAAGCTTGAATACCCTCTTTGCATTAGCAGTCGTTGCTGCGGCAACTTCTTCCACAGTCATTCCACGTAGCTCTGCGATTTTATCAACCACATAACGGGTATAAGCTGTACGGTTTTGCTTGCCGCGTTTTGGCACAGGAGCAAGATAAGGGGCATCTGTTTCCACCAAAATCTTATCCAAAGGCAAGTGCTGCGCTGCCTCTTGAATATCAAGAGCCTTTTTGAAAGTCACTACCCCTGAAAAGGAAATCATCATGCCAAGTTCAATGAAACGTTCAGCCATCTCAAGCGAGCCTGAGTAAGAATGCATGATGCCTCCTCGAGGGCCAACACCAGCTGCTTTGATGACCTCATAGGTATCTTCCAAAGCATCGCGGGTGTGTACTACAAAAGGCAAATCGTGCTCTTTCGCTAACTGGATTTGGCGGTTAAAAACCTCAACTTGAACCTCTTTTGGGTCCTCCATCCAATAATAGTCTAAACCAATTTCACCTAAGGCAATGACTTTAGGGTGTGCTAACTGGGAGACGATAAACTCCTCAACTGCTTCAGAATAAGAGCCCGCTTCTGTCGGGTGCCATCCAATAGTAGCATACACATTAGGATACTGGTCTGCGAGAGCAAGTGCTCCCTCAATAGTAGCCTGATCAAAGCCAACCACATTGTGATAGGCTACGCCCTTTTCTTGAGCCAAAGCCAATTCTTCAGCTTCATGTCCTTGAAATTCTGCTACATTCAAATGGGTATGGGTATCAAAAATAGCTAGATGTTCGATGTTATTTGTCATGACTTTATTATAACATAAAGATATGACTCCTATAATAAAACTTGCCAGCTTTTAATAAGCAAAAAAGCCTCCAAAGAGGCTTTTTGAAACCATTAGTGTTTTCGAGGGAGACTCAAAGCTAAGAAAAACCCAAGGGATGCAAGTCCTGCAATAGCTTGATAGGTAAATTGAAAACCCTGTTCTAAACTTGCTTTTGCCCCCATAAGACTGACAAAAATCGCTGTCCCAATGGCTGCAAAGAGTTGTCGTGTAGCACTGTTCATAGCACTACCATGAGGGATTAAAGAGAGAGGTAAAGCATTCATGGCACTAGTCGTTAACGGGGTTAAAATCAAAGCATTTCCTGTCATAAGCATCGAAAACAAGAAGCTAATGGTCAAGGAAATAGATTGGGTATCTAGACATGATAAAAACAAACTGCTAACCACAATCAGGAGCATTCCCAGGACCGCAAAAGGCTTACCACCTATTTTATCAAAGAGACGGCCTGTAATAGGAGCTAATATTCCCATTAAAAGTACTCCAGGCAGGAGCAATCAGCCGCTTTGCAAGGCAGTCAACCCTCTAATATTTTGAATGTAAATGGGCATCAAGGTCATTGAGGCGTTGAAAATCATAAACATAACCATAATAATTAAACAAGCATAAACAAAAGCTTTCACCCGTAGCACGCTGGTATTTAACTTTGGAGTTGGTAACTGTTTTTACCTTTTAAAATAAGCAGTGAGAGCAACAAATGAAGCTATTAAAAGAAGAACAATCGTTGGGCTAGTAAATCCCATTCGACTTGCTTTGCTAAAGCCATACAAAAGTACTCGAAGGCAAAGGTTGATAACATCATTGAAAGGAGGTCTAAATCTGCTGGTCCAGCAGTTGTTACATTTTCACTACTGCGATGCTAATAACGATATTAATCAGCATAGCTACCAAAACAATCACAAAGATATCCTGCCATGAGTAATAACTCAAAATCCATCCTGCTATAGCTGGTGAAAAGCCAGTTACCAAGCCAAAAATCCCCATAGCTGCCCCTCTTTCTTCAAACGGAAAAGCTACCAATAGCACTACTTGTATCAATCGAATCAAAATCCCTGCTCCAATAGCTTGTACGGCTCTACTCAGCAAAAGCAGCCAGAAGTAAGGTGCCACAAGACATAATAAGGTTCCCAAAATGAAAAGACCTATGGCTGTCAAATAAAGACTCTTACTGGCAAAATAGGTTGTGTAATAGGCTGATATGGGAATCATGATGCCGTTAACCAACATAAAAATCGTGGTAAGCCATTGTGCGCTATCAAGAGAAAGATTGAAAGACGTCATGATGCCAGGAAGTGCCGTTATTAGTAACGTTTGATTTAACAAGGCAATGAATGCTCCTAACATCATCACCATCACTGTCGCATAACGCTGTGCTTTACTTCATTCCATAACGAGCCCCTCCGAAACATTTTACTTGAACAGAAAACAAGTTTCATTTACAACACTCTCGTTATATATAACTATATAGTGTTATTTTAATTCTTTTGCCTCGATAACTGATTGTGGGCAATCAGTACTCTTTTCACTATAAAAAGATACCACGAAAAATAGAAATGGAGATCAGCTTATGATTGATTTTTAAAAACAGTCCTCGTCCTCATCGACCTGCAAAAAGGCATTTTAGAGATGCCTACAGCACCTCATCTCAAGACACGATTATGTCAAATGCTAAAGCCATGATTGATCTTTTCCGTCAAGAGGGAGCATTTATTAACTTTGTCCGCGTTAAATTTCACGATGGGAAAGATAAACTCAATCCTAACGCCATGGTTCAACTTCTTGGAAAAAGACCTGAAGCTGCCTTCTCTGACTTTGCTGATGAACTTGGAGTGACTGACACAGATTATGTGGTAAACAAACGCAATTTCAGTGCTTTCTTTGGTACTGACTTAGATTTGTCGTGGCATTAACATCATCGTTTTAGGGGGAATTTCTACCCATGCAGGTGGGGATACAACAGCTTGTGACGCCTATCAATACGGCTATGACCAATACTTCCTAACTGACATGATGAGAGCTGCCAGAGCTGACCTACATGAATTTCCTATTAAGAATCTCTTCCCTCTGATGGGACAAACAATAACTACTCAAGAATTTTTGGAGTCAGTAAAAGACGAATCAAACACTACTCGATTGAAAAGAATTGTTCATCATCCTTTTCTAATCTATGTTATACTAGTAGGTAATTAGTCCTTTAAGGAGCGTGCCTGTATCATGTCTAAAAACCACCGACTTATTACCAAAATCGAAGCCGCCTTGGATCATATGACCAGTTTGGAGAAGAGCATCGCACAATTTTTCATCACCACTGATTTAACTCCAGAGGAATTAACGGCCTCCCAAATGACGAAACGGTTACACGTTTCTCAAGCTGCCCTTACTCGTTTTGCTAAGAAATGTGGTTTCACTGGTTACCGTGCTTTTGCTTTTGACTATATTCATGGCTTACAAGAAGCTCAAGATACCTTTCAGTCGATAAGTCTGGAATTAACCAAGAGGGTCTTGATGGACTATGATGCTTTGATTAACAAGACTTATGATTTGGTTGATGAAGACAAGTTATTACGTCTAGCTAGCTTGATAGATCGGTCTGAACGCGTTTATTTTTTTGGAAAAGGGTTCTCTGGCCTTGTTGCGCAGGAAATGAAACTACGCTTTATGCGACTTGGTTTTATCTGTGATGCTTATTCCGATACCGATGGCTTTACTTGGGCTAATAGCTTGGTCAATGATAACTGCCTTGTTTTTGGTTTTTCATTATCTGGTAAAACACGTTCGGTTATTAAGGCCTTGCACCAAGCCAGCCAACGTGGTGCGAAGACTATTTTATTAACCACAGCTACTGATATGGACTTCGGTGACATCTTTGATGTAATTCATGTCTCATCAACCCATCAATTGAATTATGGAAATCGCGTGTCTCCACAATTTCCTCTCCTTATAATGATGGATGTCATCTACGCTTACGTCTCAGCCATTGACAAACCTCATAAGGATAAAATTTTCAAAGATACTATTATTACCGAAGACAACAAACACCTTTAGGCAAAGACTAAACCTAAAGGTGTTTTTTATAGAACAGAGACTGAAATAAACGGTGACACTTGTCTTTGGTCACCAAACAGTTAAGAGAATAGAGAAAGCGTTAACCTTCCAATCTTTACCTTTCTTGTTTCTGCGTAAAATGATAGTAAGCCCCAAAAATGCCAGCATTATTTCCATGACTAGCAAATTGCAGTTGGGTATTCTCCGCAAGGCTAGGAACCAAGTAGCTGTCAAGGGCTCTCTTTAATTTATCAGCTAAATAGTCTTGTTGTGCCATGATACCTCCACCAAGCACCACCACATTTGGATTAACCACATAGCAAATATTGGCAATGCCCTGCCCTAAATAATCCACCTGTCTATCAATGGCAGTGATGCAAACCTCATCCCCTGCCTTAGCTTGGTCAAAAATACGACGGCCATCCCATTGGCTGACGTCATCACCATAAGCTTCGGCTACTTCTTGAACAAGGGCTGTCGTAGACGCTAAATCCTGAAATTCCCCATCTGATAAATGAAGGTAACCAACCTCACAAGCTGCATAACTGCTACCATGAAAAACTTGGGAATTAAGCAATAAACAACCGCCAATCCCTGTTCCGATGGTCAAGCAAAGAGCCACAGGATAATCCTTGGCATTACCGGAAATAGCTTCGGCTAGACCAGCACAGTTAACATCGTTTTCCACTTCACAGGGCAGTCCAAAGGTTTCTTCAATTTCCTTTTTAAACTGAGTTCCAGCATAATTAGGAATCTGGGGACCGGCATAAAAGATTTCTCCCTTATCAGGATTAACCATTCCTGCAGAAGAAATAGCCACTCCAGCCAAAGCCACTTGGTCTTGATAAGTCTTTACCAAGCCCTTGACCTTTTCCAAAATAGAGGGACCTCCTTTATAAGCCTCAGTAGCCATTTCCTCTTTTTCCATCAGGTCTCCTGTTTCGGAAATCAAGCCATACTTGATAGCAGTACCACCAATATCAATTGCTAAATAGTATTTCATCTCCTTTACCCCCTCGCGTTTTAACAAAAGGTTTCCTTAGCTTGACTAATAAGGGCAGCGGCCCGTTGGCAAATGACCATGTCTTCCTCAACTAACTCAGATAATGGGGAACGAACAGATCCAATATCAAGACCTTCATTAATGCGAAGAACTTCCTTAATTACACCATACATATTGCCATGAGCAGAAACAAGGACACCTATAATCTCATTAATAGTATATTGGAGGGCCTTGGCCTTTTCTAAATCCTTGTCAGCAATAAGTTGGTTCAGCCTTAAAAATAATTCTGGCATAGCCCCGTAGGTGCCACCAATGCCTGCAGCAGCCCCCATCAAGCGCCCTCCTAGAAATTGTTCATCTGGACCATTAAAAACAATATGATTGTCCCCACCAATCGCACAGAAGGTTTGAATATCCTGCACTGGCATGGATGAATTTTTAACCCCAATCACGCGCCTATTAGCCAACATAGTCTTATAAAGGCTTGGAGTCAAGGCAACCCCTGCCAGTTGAGGAATATTATAGATGATAAAATCTGTGTGAGGAGCTGCCGCCGAAATAGTATTCCAATAATCAGCAACTGAATATTCTGGCAACCGGAAATAAATAGGCGGAATAGCTGCAATAGCATCCACGCCCAAACGTTCTGAATGAGCTGCCAATTCAATACTATCTTTAGTGTTGTTGCAGGCAACATGATTAATAATCGTTAGCTTGCCCTTAGCGACTGCCATGACATTTTCTAACACCAATTGACGGTCAGCAACGCTCTGGTAAATAC
Coding sequences within it:
- a CDS encoding thiamine diphosphokinase, which gives rise to MTKVALFSGGDLSYFTREFDYFVGIDSGSLFLLENGLPLNMAVGDFDSVSQEAFTDIKEKAGLLITANPEKNDTDTELALKAVFARFPEAEVTIFGAFGGRMDHLLSNIFLPSDPDIASFMSQVTLRDQQNLLTYRPAGRHLIHQEEGMTYVAFMAEGEADLTITGAKFELTQANFFKKKIYSSNAFTQRPITVYLPSGYLIIIQSKDRS
- the rpe gene encoding ribulose-phosphate 3-epimerase, yielding MSTLKIAPSILAADYANFASELARIEETDAEYVHIDIMDGQFVPNISFGADVVASMRKHSKLVFDCHLMVVDPERYVEAFAQAGADIMTIHTESTRHIHGALQKIKAAGMKAGVVINPGTPITALEPLLDLVDQVLIMTVNPGFGGQAFIPECLEKVATLAKWRDEKGLAFDIEVDGGVDNKTIRACYEAGANVFVAGSYLFKASDLVSQVQTLRTALHD
- the rsgA gene encoding ribosome small subunit-dependent GTPase A; the protein is MQGKIIKSLAGFYYVESEGQVYQTRARGNFRKRGETPYVGDIVDFSAEDNSEGYILAIHPRKNSLVRPPIVNIDQAVVIMSAKEPEFNSNLLDRFLILLEHKAIHPVIYISKMDLLDSPEEIEAIGRQYQAIGYDFVTSLEELLSLLADKITVFMGQTGVGKSTLLNRIAPELALETGEISDSLGRGRHTTRAVSFYNTHGGKIADTPGFSSLDYDIDNAEDLNESFPELRRLSHECKFRSCTHTHEPRCAVKVALETGELWPVRYEHYLQFLSEIENRRETYKKVIKRK
- the rsmA gene encoding 16S rRNA (adenine(1518)-N(6)/adenine(1519)-N(6))-dimethyltransferase RsmA; the protein is MRIADYSVTKAVLDRHGFTFKKSFGQNFLTDTNILQKIVDTAEIDQNVNVIEIGPGIGALTEFLAENAAEVMAFEIDDRLVPILADTLRDFDNVQVVNQDILKADLQTQIKQFKNPDLPIKVVANLPYYITTPILMHLIESKIPFQEFVVMMQREVADRISAEPNTKAYGSLSIAVQYYMAAKVAFIVPRTVFVPAPNVDSAILKMVRRDQPLIEVKNEDFFFRVSRLSFVHRRKTLWNNLTSHFGKSEDIKAKLEKGLALANIKPSIRGEALSIQDFGKLADALKEVGL
- the rnmV gene encoding ribonuclease M5, which codes for MQRGYSSLTEKINIQEVLVVEGKDDTANLRRFYNVDTYETRGSAITEEDLERINRLNDLRGVIVLTDPDYNGERIRKLIMAAVPTARHAFLNRNETVPSSKSKGRSLGVEHASFEALQKALAKVTQQYDDESYFDIRQTDLIRLGLLMTADSRKRREYLGEKLRIGYANGKQLIKRLELFGITLVEVEEVMETYEG
- a CDS encoding TatD family hydrolase, which codes for MTNNIEHLAIFDTHTHLNVAEFQGHEAEELALAQEKGVAYHNVVGFDQATIEGALALADQYPNVYATIGWHPTEAGSYSEAVEEFIVSQLAHPKVIALGEIGLDYYWMEDPKEVQVEVFNRQIQLAKEHDLPFVVHTRDALEDTYEVIKAAGVGPRGGIMHSYSGSLEMAERFIELGMMISFSGVVTFKKALDIQEAAQHLPLDKILVETDAPYLAPVPKRGKQNRTAYTRYVVDKIAELRGMTVEEVAAATTANAKRVFKLD
- a CDS encoding MFS transporter is translated as MGILAPITGRLFDKIGGKPFAVLGMLLIVVSSLFLSCLDTQSISLTISFLFSMLMTGNALILTPLTTSAMNALPLSLIPHGSAMNSATRQLFAAIGTAIFVSLMGAKASLEQGFQFTYQAIAGLASLGFFLALSLPRKH
- a CDS encoding MFS transporter; its protein translation is MVMMLGAFIALLNQTLLITALPGIMTSFNLSLDSAQWLTTIFMLVNGIMIPISAYYTTYFASKSLYLTAIGLFILGTLLCLVAPYFWLLLLSRAVQAIGAGILIRLIQVVLLVAFPFEERGAAMGIFGLVTGFSPAIAGWILSYYSWQDIFVIVLVAMLINIVISIAVVKM
- a CDS encoding isochorismatase family protein gives rise to the protein MSNAKAMIDLFRQEGAFINFVRVKFHDGKDKLNPNAMVQLLGKRPEAAFSDFADELGVTDTDYVVNKRNFSAFFGTDLDLSWH
- a CDS encoding cysteine hydrolase family protein encodes the protein MSTHAGGDTTACDAYQYGYDQYFLTDMMRAARADLHEFPIKNLFPLMGQTITTQEFLESVKDESNTTRLKRIVHHPFLIYVILVGN
- a CDS encoding MurR/RpiR family transcriptional regulator, with the protein product MSKNHRLITKIEAALDHMTSLEKSIAQFFITTDLTPEELTASQMTKRLHVSQAALTRFAKKCGFTGYRAFAFDYIHGLQEAQDTFQSISLELTKRVLMDYDALINKTYDLVDEDKLLRLASLIDRSERVYFFGKGFSGLVAQEMKLRFMRLGFICDAYSDTDGFTWANSLVNDNCLVFGFSLSGKTRSVIKALHQASQRGAKTILLTTATDMDFGDIFDVIHVSSTHQLNYGNRVSPQFPLLIMMDVIYAYVSAIDKPHKDKIFKDTIITEDNKHL
- a CDS encoding ROK family protein, which codes for MKYYLAIDIGGTAIKYGLISETGDLMEKEEMATEAYKGGPSILEKVKGLVKTYQDQVALAGVAISSAGMVNPDKGEIFYAGPQIPNYAGTQFKKEIEETFGLPCEVENDVNCAGLAEAISGNAKDYPVALCLTIGTGIGGCLLLNSQVFHGSSYAACEVGYLHLSDGEFQDLASTTALVQEVAEAYGDDVSQWDGRRIFDQAKAGDEVCITAIDRQVDYLGQGIANICYVVNPNVVVLGGGIMAQQDYLADKLKRALDSYLVPSLAENTQLQFASHGNNAGIFGAYYHFTQKQER
- a CDS encoding dihydrodipicolinate synthase family protein — protein: MTDLTKYQGIIPAFYACYDDQGNISPERVRALTQYYIDKGVQGLYINGSSGECIYQSVADRQLVLENVMAVAKGKLTIINHVACNNTKDSIELAAHSERLGVDAIAAIPPIYFRLPEYSVADYWNTISAAAPHTDFIIYNIPQLAGVALTPSLYKTMLANRRVIGVKNSSMPVQDIQTFCAIGGDNHIVFNGPDEQFLGGRLMGAAAGIGGTYGAMPELFLRLNQLIADKDLEKAKALQYTINEIIGVLVSAHGNMYGVIKEVLRINEGLDIGSVRSPLSELVEEDMVICQRAAALISQAKETFC